A region from the Populus trichocarpa isolate Nisqually-1 chromosome 18, P.trichocarpa_v4.1, whole genome shotgun sequence genome encodes:
- the LOC18109735 gene encoding putative protease Do-like 14 codes for MNFSVDRIPPPPPFLKKRDDELKLNTNLAALKVSLSVVCLVAYHRGSGEKCFACTGTIVECEGAAGDDGKFDATILTSASLLHSYRDPSQITVEVHLSDGSSYEGEVSAFDLHYNIATVKFKPDKPPQKACLKWIDDSMSLQPDNDHTMVEANFFNLCPGDKVIALARVQDHHHQLLVSSGDFSIYCCGLDCQELLMTTCEITTHFIGGPLINWDGEVIGINFFWKGQTPFLPINIAFRCLDHLNKKRSVPHPWLGMEFTNLYAADVVTLEEIVQLFPLVCKGVIVEEVTEESPADRAEIQPNDVIIKCDREVVSCSLKFFGMIWDKVGKSMELEVMRAGVCGPLKLAILADDLLPDSYNSWPI; via the exons atgaatttttcAG TTGATAGAATTCCGCCTCCGCCTCCGTTTTTGAAAAAGCGGGATGATGAATTGAAACTCAATACAAATTTAGCTGCTTTGAAAGTTTCTCTATCGGTTGTGTGCCTTGTTGCATACCACAGAGGTAG CGGAGAAAAGTGTTTTGCGTGCACCGGCACAATTGTAGAATGTGAAGGTGCAGCAGGAGATGATGGTAAATTCGATGCTACCATATTGACTTCTGCTTCTCTCCTTCACTCTTATAGAGACCCTTCTCAAATCACG GTTGAAGTACATCTATCAGATGGCAGTTCGTACGAGGGAGAGGTTTCAGCTTTTGATTTACACTACAACATTGCTACCGTCAAGTTCAAGCCTGATAAACCTCCTCAAAAAGCATGTCTTAAATGGATAGATGATTCTATGTCTTTACAACCTGATAATGATCACACCATGGTAGAGGCTAACTTTTTTAACCTTTGTCCCGGGGATAAAGTAATAGCTTTAGCCCGGGTGCAAGATCATCACCACCAGCTTCTTGTGAGTTCTGGTGATTTCAG TATTTATTGCTGCGGATTGGATTGCCAAGAGCTCCTAATGACAACTTGCGAGATTACTACA CATTTTATTGGGGGGCCACTCATTAATTGGGATGGAGAAGTCATCGGGATCAATTTCTTTTGGAAGGGCCAGACTCCTTTTCTGCCCATCAACATAGCTTTTAGATGCCTGGACCACTTAAATAAGAAAAG GAGTGTCCCTCATCCTTGGCTTGGGATGGAATTTACTAATCTTTATGCTGCTGACGTGGTCACTTTGGAGGAAATAGTTCAATTGTTCCCTCTTGTTTGCAAAGGGGTTATAGTTGAAGAG GTAACGGAAGAGTCTCCTGCTGATCGTGCTGAGATACAACCCAATGATGTTATAATTAAATGCGACAGAGAGGTGGTTAGCTGCTCCTTAAAG TTCTTTGGAATGATTTGGGACAAGGTTGGGAAATCTATGGAGTTAGAGGTGATGAGGGCAGGTGTTTGTGGGCCTTTGAAGCTCGCTATACTCGCCGATGACCTTCTTCCAGACAGTTATAACAG TTGGCCAATTTAA
- the LOC18107577 gene encoding putative protease Do-like 14 isoform X2, whose amino-acid sequence MESATSSKRQRVVQRAARDTEDEEEEKMFDVRSVNKDLDIDSKIAALKVSLSVVCLLSRTGGKNLCRCSGTVVECERKQESGGGGGGGEFVATILTSANLLRFPSYSRYTFLAPDITVEVYLSKGKPLKGQVLGYDFHYNLAIIQITTDYPLPTAILTDIDVSMPLTPTPLLTDSKPFGLRPHTVDSSLFKLRGGDKVIALARTLTCQCLLVESGTLSIYKSSGLHCQELLYTSCKTTQVYIGGPLINCDGEVIGIVFHYDGYAAFLPINIASRCLQLLKRDRGVCHPWLGMTLTNSYAAKASVLEEIIQKFPHISNGIIVKDVMKGSPAAHAGIVSKDIIVECDGEVVKCSLEFCRKVWNRASQSVEVVVMRPSSSKPVKLTMVVDELKPASYNCWPVPADKEYAAVIWRSIDLAAQRATTWLDT is encoded by the exons ATGGAGTCTGCTACCTCTTCTAAGCGGCAACGAGTTG tACAACGTGCGGCGAGGGATACAGAGGATGAGGAGGAAGAGAAGATGTTTGATGTACGGAGTGTGAACAAAGATTTGGATATTGATTCCAAAATAGCTGCTCTCAAGGTTTCTCTGTCTGTTGTGTGCCTCTTGTCCCGCACAG gTGGTAAGAATTTATGTAGATGCTCGGGGACGGTCGTAGAATGTGAGCGCAAACAAGAGAGTGGTGGCGGGGGTGGCGGCGGTGAATTTGTTGCTACCATCCTCACTTCTGCTAACCTTCTCAGATTTCCTTCTTATTCTAGATATACTTTTTTGGCCCCTGACATCACC GTTGAGGTTTATTTATCAAAGGGCAAGCCATTGAAGGGACAAGTTCTTGGGTATGATTTCCACTACAACCTTGCCATCATTCAAATCACAACCGACTATCCCCTTCCTACAGCAATTCTCACAGACATAGATGTTTCGATGCCTCTAACTCCTACACCTCTGCTCACTGATTCAAAACCATTTGGCCTTCGTCCTCATACGGTAGATTCAAGTTTGTTTAAGCTCCGTGGCGGTGACAAGGTAATAGCCTTGGCCCGAACTCTTACCTGCCAATGTCTTCTAGTTGAATCTGGCACGTTAAG TATCTATAAGAGCAGCGGGCTTCATTGTCAAGAGCTCCTCTACACTTCTTGCAAGACTACTCAA GTTTATATTGGTGGGCCTCTTATAAATTGTGATGGAGAGGTCATTGGGATTGTTTTTCATTATGATGGCTATGCTGCTTTTTTGCCCATCAACATAGCTTCTAGATGCTTGCAGCTTTTAAAGAGAGACAG GGGAGTCTGTCATCCTTGGTTGGGGATGACTCTGACCAATTCTTACGCTGCCAAGGCATCTGTTTTGGAGGAAATAATACAAAAGTTCCCTCATATCAGCAATGGAATTATAGTTAAAGAC gtaaTGAAAGGGTCTCCTGCAGCACATGCTGGAATAGTCTCCAAAGACATTATAGTGGAATGTGATGGAGAAGTTGTTAAATGTTCCTTAGAG TTTTGTAGAAAGGTGTGGAATAGGGCTAGCCAATCCGTGGAAGTGGTTGTGATGAGACCAAGTTCCAGCAAGCCTGTGAAGCTAACTATGGTTGTTGATGAGTTAAAACCTGCTAGCTATAACTG TTGGCCAGTTCCCGCAGATAAAGAGTATGCTGCAGTTATATGGAGATCAATTGATTTAGCAGCGCAAAGAGCTACCACGTGGCTCGATACTTAA
- the LOC18107579 gene encoding uncharacterized protein LOC18107579 isoform X3, which yields MDDHGLRHGRDQGESSSSIEIQNQWREIQDLLKERLITQDDFPWKLPIPSSSGNVVVEEEEGTLLKYVGGVDVSYSKELDSAAAAASTAACGCGSLVVLDVTTPTLQVVYQDFFLLTNFDVPYIPSFLAFREAPILLQLLQKMKNTDNPFYPQLLLVDGNGLLHPRGFGLACHLGVLANIPTIGIGKNAMRSTKGSCKPIYISVGHRVSLNTAIKIVKMICKYRVPEPIRQADIRSRDYLQKNSCGNGRTLQ from the exons ATGGATGATCATGGTCTTCGTCATGGACGGGATCAGGgagaatcatcatcatcaattgaaATCCAAAATCAATGGAGAGA GATTCAAGATTTACTTAAAGAGAGGTTGATAACACAGGATGATTTCCCTTGGAAACTGCCCATACCCAGCAGTAGCGGCAAtgttgttgttgaagaagaagaaggaacgTTATTGAAATATGTGGGTGGGGTTGATGTAAGCTATTCTAAGGAATTAGactcagcagcagcagcagcatcaaCGGCAGCATGCGGATGTGGAAGCCTTGTTGTTTTGGATGTCACCACTCCCACACTGCAAGTCGTCTACCAAGATTTCTTTCTCCTCACCAATTTCGATGTCCCTTATATTCCTTCCTTCCTTGCTTTCCGAGAG GCTCCAATACTCTTACAACTCTTACAGAAGATGAAAAACACTGACAATCCATTCTACCCCCAG TTACTGCTTGTTGATGGCAATGGTTTGCTTCATCCTCGAG GTTTCGGCTTGGCTTGCCATCTTGGTGTCCTGGCTAATATCCCCACCATTGGCATAGGAAAGAAT gCAATGAGATCAACCAAGGGCTCATGTAAACCCATATATATTTCTGTTGGTCACCGTGTCTCTCTCAATACTGCCATCAAAATTGTGAAAATGATTTGCAAGTATCGTGTGCCAGAGCCTATCCGGCAG GCTGATATAAGATCAAGAGACTACCTCCAAAAGAATAGTTGTGGGAATGGTCGAACATTGCAGTAG
- the LOC18107577 gene encoding putative protease Do-like 14 isoform X1, with translation MESATSSKRQRVGSVQRAARDTEDEEEEKMFDVRSVNKDLDIDSKIAALKVSLSVVCLLSRTGGKNLCRCSGTVVECERKQESGGGGGGGEFVATILTSANLLRFPSYSRYTFLAPDITVEVYLSKGKPLKGQVLGYDFHYNLAIIQITTDYPLPTAILTDIDVSMPLTPTPLLTDSKPFGLRPHTVDSSLFKLRGGDKVIALARTLTCQCLLVESGTLSIYKSSGLHCQELLYTSCKTTQVYIGGPLINCDGEVIGIVFHYDGYAAFLPINIASRCLQLLKRDRGVCHPWLGMTLTNSYAAKASVLEEIIQKFPHISNGIIVKDVMKGSPAAHAGIVSKDIIVECDGEVVKCSLEFCRKVWNRASQSVEVVVMRPSSSKPVKLTMVVDELKPASYNCWPVPADKEYAAVIWRSIDLAAQRATTWLDT, from the exons ATGGAGTCTGCTACCTCTTCTAAGCGGCAACGAGTTGGTAGTG tACAACGTGCGGCGAGGGATACAGAGGATGAGGAGGAAGAGAAGATGTTTGATGTACGGAGTGTGAACAAAGATTTGGATATTGATTCCAAAATAGCTGCTCTCAAGGTTTCTCTGTCTGTTGTGTGCCTCTTGTCCCGCACAG gTGGTAAGAATTTATGTAGATGCTCGGGGACGGTCGTAGAATGTGAGCGCAAACAAGAGAGTGGTGGCGGGGGTGGCGGCGGTGAATTTGTTGCTACCATCCTCACTTCTGCTAACCTTCTCAGATTTCCTTCTTATTCTAGATATACTTTTTTGGCCCCTGACATCACC GTTGAGGTTTATTTATCAAAGGGCAAGCCATTGAAGGGACAAGTTCTTGGGTATGATTTCCACTACAACCTTGCCATCATTCAAATCACAACCGACTATCCCCTTCCTACAGCAATTCTCACAGACATAGATGTTTCGATGCCTCTAACTCCTACACCTCTGCTCACTGATTCAAAACCATTTGGCCTTCGTCCTCATACGGTAGATTCAAGTTTGTTTAAGCTCCGTGGCGGTGACAAGGTAATAGCCTTGGCCCGAACTCTTACCTGCCAATGTCTTCTAGTTGAATCTGGCACGTTAAG TATCTATAAGAGCAGCGGGCTTCATTGTCAAGAGCTCCTCTACACTTCTTGCAAGACTACTCAA GTTTATATTGGTGGGCCTCTTATAAATTGTGATGGAGAGGTCATTGGGATTGTTTTTCATTATGATGGCTATGCTGCTTTTTTGCCCATCAACATAGCTTCTAGATGCTTGCAGCTTTTAAAGAGAGACAG GGGAGTCTGTCATCCTTGGTTGGGGATGACTCTGACCAATTCTTACGCTGCCAAGGCATCTGTTTTGGAGGAAATAATACAAAAGTTCCCTCATATCAGCAATGGAATTATAGTTAAAGAC gtaaTGAAAGGGTCTCCTGCAGCACATGCTGGAATAGTCTCCAAAGACATTATAGTGGAATGTGATGGAGAAGTTGTTAAATGTTCCTTAGAG TTTTGTAGAAAGGTGTGGAATAGGGCTAGCCAATCCGTGGAAGTGGTTGTGATGAGACCAAGTTCCAGCAAGCCTGTGAAGCTAACTATGGTTGTTGATGAGTTAAAACCTGCTAGCTATAACTG TTGGCCAGTTCCCGCAGATAAAGAGTATGCTGCAGTTATATGGAGATCAATTGATTTAGCAGCGCAAAGAGCTACCACGTGGCTCGATACTTAA
- the LOC18109736 gene encoding putative protease Do-like 14 produces the protein MAIRMESRDRLQGVMEKEIRSPWQRKARRRTVGCVAFRSHSFNESFDERIEENFYLDLPTKLSALKASQSVVSLVSRARRGVKNKLVIPCSGTIIGSKLEENGSFTHTILTSANLLITRAASTSEDHPPLAPEPGIKVYVYLSSGDSFEGEIFGFNFHYNIAIIKFKSSSRFPTAILKHIDGSIPLTTKAELQYTSFGLRPHAEPSDLFNLCPGEKVIALGRHYLSHSLMVAPGAFRPGVRRPGLLRPRFSGPGFRDYDCVELLTASCRITVGGSGGPLINCNGEVIGINFYEHSYTSFLPINIASRCLECLEKNARVPQPWFGVKVTSCNAISANMFEKIIQKFGHIIEGVLVEEVIPESPACSSGVRPNDIIIRCGKQAVVSSSEFYGTLLDNTGESMEVIVMRPCLGRDLSLTIKVIDETNPEKYYRWPVPEEAF, from the exons ATGGCCATTAGAATGGAATCCAGGGACAGGCTACAGGGTGTAATGGAAAAAGAGATTCGGTCACCATGGCAACGGAAAGCACGCCGGCGTACTG TTGGTTGTGTTGCATTCCGTTCCCATTCTTTCAACGAGAGTTTTGATGAAAGGATAGAGGAGAATTTCTACTTGGACCTTCCCACCAAATTATCGGCTCTTAAAGCTTCCCAATCTGTTGTCAGTCTCGTGTCTCGCGCTCGCAGAG gcgtgaaaaataaattagtaattcCTTGCTCGGGAACCATCATAGGATCCAAGCTTGAAGAAAATGGTTCATTCACCCATACCATCCTCACTTCTGCCAATCTCCTCATTACCCGCGCTGCTTCAACTTCGGAGGATCATCCTCCTCTGGCTCCTGAACCTGGTATCAAG GTTTATGTGTATTTATCAAGTGGTGATTCATTTGAGGGTGaaatttttggttttaattttcattacaaCATTGccatcatcaaattcaagtcCAGCTCACGCTTCCCGACTGCAATTCTGAAGCACATAGATGGTTCCATTCCTCTAACTACCAAAGCTGAGCTACAGTACACGTCATTTGGACTCCGTCCTCACGCCGAACCTTCAGATTTATTCAACCTTTGTCCTGGAGAGAAGGTAATAGCACTTGGCCGCCATTACTTATCCCACAGTCTCATGGTTGCACCAGGTGCTTTCAG ACCTGGTGTGCGCAGACCAGGTTTGCTCAGACCACGTTTTTCCGGACCTGGTTTCCGTGATTATGATTGCGTAGAGCTTCTCACAGCAAGTTGCAGGATTACTGTA GGTGGTAGTGGGGGACCCCTTATCAATTGTAATGGTGAAGTCATTGGAATCAATTTCTATGAGCATTCTTATACTTCTTTTCTGCCAATCAATATTGCTTCTAGGTGCTTGGAATGCTTGGAGAAAAATGC GAGAGTTCCTCAACCTTGGTTTGGGGTTAAAGTGACTAGTTGTAATGCAATAAGTGCaaatatgtttgaaaaaataattcagaagTTTGGCCACATCATCGAAGGTGTTCTTGTTGAAGag GTTATACCAGAATCTCCTGCTTGTTCTTCTGGCGTGCGCCCTAATGACATCATCATTCGATGTGGTAAACAGGCTGTTGTATCTTCCTCTGAG TTCTATGGAACTTTGCTCGACAATACTGGAGAATCCATGGAGGTAATTGTGATGAGGCCATGTCTTGGTAGAGATTTGAGTCTAACCATAAAGGTTATCGATGAAACAAACCCGGAGAAATATTACAG ATGGCCGGTTCCAGAAGAGGCATTTTGA
- the LOC18107577 gene encoding putative protease Do-like 14 isoform X3: protein MESATSSKRQRVGSVQRAARDTEDEEEEKMFDVRSVNKDLDIDSKIAALKVSLSVVCLLSRTGGKNLCRCSGTVVECERKQESGGGGGGGEFVATILTSANLLRFPSYSRYTFLAPDITVEVYLSKGKPLKGQVLGYDFHYNLAIIQITTDYPLPTAILTDIDVSMPLTPTPLLTDSKPFGLRPHTVDSSLFKLRGGDKVIALARTLTCQCLLVESGTLSIYKSSGLHCQELLYTSCKTTQVYIGGPLINCDGEVIGIVFHYDGYAAFLPINIASRCLQLLKRDRGVCHPWLGMTLTNSYAAKASVLEEIIQKFPHISNGIIVKDVMKGSPAAHAGIVSKDIIVECDGEVVKCSLELASSRR, encoded by the exons ATGGAGTCTGCTACCTCTTCTAAGCGGCAACGAGTTGGTAGTG tACAACGTGCGGCGAGGGATACAGAGGATGAGGAGGAAGAGAAGATGTTTGATGTACGGAGTGTGAACAAAGATTTGGATATTGATTCCAAAATAGCTGCTCTCAAGGTTTCTCTGTCTGTTGTGTGCCTCTTGTCCCGCACAG gTGGTAAGAATTTATGTAGATGCTCGGGGACGGTCGTAGAATGTGAGCGCAAACAAGAGAGTGGTGGCGGGGGTGGCGGCGGTGAATTTGTTGCTACCATCCTCACTTCTGCTAACCTTCTCAGATTTCCTTCTTATTCTAGATATACTTTTTTGGCCCCTGACATCACC GTTGAGGTTTATTTATCAAAGGGCAAGCCATTGAAGGGACAAGTTCTTGGGTATGATTTCCACTACAACCTTGCCATCATTCAAATCACAACCGACTATCCCCTTCCTACAGCAATTCTCACAGACATAGATGTTTCGATGCCTCTAACTCCTACACCTCTGCTCACTGATTCAAAACCATTTGGCCTTCGTCCTCATACGGTAGATTCAAGTTTGTTTAAGCTCCGTGGCGGTGACAAGGTAATAGCCTTGGCCCGAACTCTTACCTGCCAATGTCTTCTAGTTGAATCTGGCACGTTAAG TATCTATAAGAGCAGCGGGCTTCATTGTCAAGAGCTCCTCTACACTTCTTGCAAGACTACTCAA GTTTATATTGGTGGGCCTCTTATAAATTGTGATGGAGAGGTCATTGGGATTGTTTTTCATTATGATGGCTATGCTGCTTTTTTGCCCATCAACATAGCTTCTAGATGCTTGCAGCTTTTAAAGAGAGACAG GGGAGTCTGTCATCCTTGGTTGGGGATGACTCTGACCAATTCTTACGCTGCCAAGGCATCTGTTTTGGAGGAAATAATACAAAAGTTCCCTCATATCAGCAATGGAATTATAGTTAAAGAC gtaaTGAAAGGGTCTCCTGCAGCACATGCTGGAATAGTCTCCAAAGACATTATAGTGGAATGTGATGGAGAAGTTGTTAAATGTTCCTTAGAG TTGGCCAGTTCCCGCAGATAA
- the LOC18107579 gene encoding uncharacterized protein LOC18107579 isoform X1 produces MDDHGLRHGRDQGESSSSIEIQNQWREIQDLLKERLITQDDFPWKLPIPSSSGNVVVEEEEGTLLKYVGGVDVSYSKELDSAAAAASTAACGCGSLVVLDVTTPTLQVVYQDFFLLTNFDVPYIPSFLAFREAPILLQLLQKMKNTDNPFYPQLLLVDGNGLLHPRGFGLACHLGVLANIPTIGIGKNLHHIDGLTQSGVRQLLQAKDNSGEDFITLTGSSGCVWGAAMRSTKGSCKPIYISVGHRVSLNTAIKIVKMICKYRVPEPIRQADIRSRDYLQKNSCGNGRTLQ; encoded by the exons ATGGATGATCATGGTCTTCGTCATGGACGGGATCAGGgagaatcatcatcatcaattgaaATCCAAAATCAATGGAGAGA GATTCAAGATTTACTTAAAGAGAGGTTGATAACACAGGATGATTTCCCTTGGAAACTGCCCATACCCAGCAGTAGCGGCAAtgttgttgttgaagaagaagaaggaacgTTATTGAAATATGTGGGTGGGGTTGATGTAAGCTATTCTAAGGAATTAGactcagcagcagcagcagcatcaaCGGCAGCATGCGGATGTGGAAGCCTTGTTGTTTTGGATGTCACCACTCCCACACTGCAAGTCGTCTACCAAGATTTCTTTCTCCTCACCAATTTCGATGTCCCTTATATTCCTTCCTTCCTTGCTTTCCGAGAG GCTCCAATACTCTTACAACTCTTACAGAAGATGAAAAACACTGACAATCCATTCTACCCCCAG TTACTGCTTGTTGATGGCAATGGTTTGCTTCATCCTCGAG GTTTCGGCTTGGCTTGCCATCTTGGTGTCCTGGCTAATATCCCCACCATTGGCATAGGAAAGAAT CTGCATCATATTGATGGTCTCACTCAATCTGGAGTGAGACAGCTTCTTCAGGCCAAAGATAACAGTGGTGAAGATTTTATTACTTTGACGGGATCCTCTGGCTGTGTATGGGGAGCG gCAATGAGATCAACCAAGGGCTCATGTAAACCCATATATATTTCTGTTGGTCACCGTGTCTCTCTCAATACTGCCATCAAAATTGTGAAAATGATTTGCAAGTATCGTGTGCCAGAGCCTATCCGGCAG GCTGATATAAGATCAAGAGACTACCTCCAAAAGAATAGTTGTGGGAATGGTCGAACATTGCAGTAG
- the LOC18107579 gene encoding uncharacterized protein LOC18107579 isoform X2, whose protein sequence is MERDDFPWKLPIPSSSGNVVVEEEEGTLLKYVGGVDVSYSKELDSAAAAASTAACGCGSLVVLDVTTPTLQVVYQDFFLLTNFDVPYIPSFLAFREAPILLQLLQKMKNTDNPFYPQLLLVDGNGLLHPRGFGLACHLGVLANIPTIGIGKNLHHIDGLTQSGVRQLLQAKDNSGEDFITLTGSSGCVWGAAMRSTKGSCKPIYISVGHRVSLNTAIKIVKMICKYRVPEPIRQADIRSRDYLQKNSCGNGRTLQ, encoded by the exons ATGGAGAGA GATGATTTCCCTTGGAAACTGCCCATACCCAGCAGTAGCGGCAAtgttgttgttgaagaagaagaaggaacgTTATTGAAATATGTGGGTGGGGTTGATGTAAGCTATTCTAAGGAATTAGactcagcagcagcagcagcatcaaCGGCAGCATGCGGATGTGGAAGCCTTGTTGTTTTGGATGTCACCACTCCCACACTGCAAGTCGTCTACCAAGATTTCTTTCTCCTCACCAATTTCGATGTCCCTTATATTCCTTCCTTCCTTGCTTTCCGAGAG GCTCCAATACTCTTACAACTCTTACAGAAGATGAAAAACACTGACAATCCATTCTACCCCCAG TTACTGCTTGTTGATGGCAATGGTTTGCTTCATCCTCGAG GTTTCGGCTTGGCTTGCCATCTTGGTGTCCTGGCTAATATCCCCACCATTGGCATAGGAAAGAAT CTGCATCATATTGATGGTCTCACTCAATCTGGAGTGAGACAGCTTCTTCAGGCCAAAGATAACAGTGGTGAAGATTTTATTACTTTGACGGGATCCTCTGGCTGTGTATGGGGAGCG gCAATGAGATCAACCAAGGGCTCATGTAAACCCATATATATTTCTGTTGGTCACCGTGTCTCTCTCAATACTGCCATCAAAATTGTGAAAATGATTTGCAAGTATCGTGTGCCAGAGCCTATCCGGCAG GCTGATATAAGATCAAGAGACTACCTCCAAAAGAATAGTTGTGGGAATGGTCGAACATTGCAGTAG
- the LOC7490515 gene encoding uncharacterized protein LOC7490515: MAPTVVNVENKKGGSGSGVIIDEGRHIITCARVLEGDLEPTIITASQKRGTKASISKYDRESDFCVLKYQKNEDVDYAEVYLGDDTVKNIGQEVYIISMSATLPHVFTAAKITGYGTYGTLGFDFGNKSQPMFMVSDISIVPGCSGAPVFDARGRVLGIVTHEHLGYRVVRKFVGNDVV, encoded by the coding sequence ATGGCTCCAACAGTTGTTAACGTTGAGAATAAAAAGGGTGGCAGCGGCTCTGGTGTTATCATCGACGAGGGTCGTCATATTATCACCTGTGCTCGTGTTTTGGAGGGTGATTTGGAGCCTACAATCATCACAGCTTCACAAAAACGTGGAACGAAAGCATCCATATCTAAGTATGATAGAGAAAGTGATTTTTGTGTTCTGAAGTATCAGAAGAATGAAGATGTTGATTATGCTGAAGTGTATCTTGGAGATGATACAGTTAAAAATATTGGACAAGAGGTCTACATTATTTCCATGTCTGCAACTCTCCCTCACGTCTTCACTGCTGCAAAAATCACTGGTTATGGTACCTACGGCACCCTTGGGTTCGATTTTGGGAATAAAAGTCAGCCGATGTTTATGGTTAGTGACATATCAATTGTGCCGGGTTGCTCTGGAGCTCCAGTGTTTGATGCAAGAGGGAGAGTTCTTGGGATAGTCACACATGAACACCTTGGATATCGTGTTGTGAGGAAGTTTGTCGGAAATGATGTTGTTTAA
- the LOC7490514 gene encoding glucan endo-1,3-beta-glucosidase 5, producing the protein MGLVKGVALSTRLRQQPLGLALCCLYILQLLLLLLSSVSGTGVNWGTQATHPLPPSTVVNMLRDNGIQKVKLFDADSATLNAFANSGIQIMVGIPNDMLYTLANSEQAAENWVAKNVSSHISSGGVDIRYVAVGNEPFLSTYNGSFLGTTLPALQNIHSALTKAGLDTRVKVTVPLNADVYESPTNIPSDGNFRKDIQDLMLSIVKFLSDNGAPFTVNIYPFISLYTTPNFPLGFAFFNNTSSSSLTDGGKIYDNVFDANHDTLVWALQKNGYGNLSIVIGEIGWPTDGDKNANLNYAQQFNQGFMNNVIAGKGTPMRPAPVDAYLFSLFDEDAKSIQPGNFERHWGLFYLDGQPKYALSLGTTNSNGLVPARGVSYLAKKWCIMSPSASLDDPQVAPSVSYACASADCTSLGYGTSCGDLSAQGNISYAFNSYYQQNNQLESACRFPNNLSVVTSNDPSTGTCKFMIMIQSQAVTSGVEGGRGFSMSSFVTFAVAFLSAFL; encoded by the exons ATGGGTTTGGTCAAAGGAGTGGCGCTGTCTACAAGGCTAAGGCAACAACCTCTTGGTCTAGCCTTGTGCTGCCTATATATTCTTCAACTACTGCTGCTGTTGCTGAGTTCCGTAAGTGGTACTGGAGTAAACTGGGGAACACAGGCAACACATCCTCTGCCGCCTTCCACGGTGGTTAACATGCTCAGAGACAACGGTATTCAGAAGGTTAAGCTATTTGATGCTGATTCAGCTACTCTAAATGCTTTTGCTAATTCTGGGATTCAAATCATGGTGGGCATCCCCAATGATATGCTCTATACTCTGGCTAATAGTGAACAAGCTGCTGAGAATTGGGTGGCCAAGAATGTCTCTTCCCATATCTCTTCTGGTGGTGTAGACATCAG GTACGTTGCAGTTGGAAATGAGCCGTTCTTGTCAACATACAATGGAAGCTTTCTGGGAACAACTCTTCCTGCTCTTCAAAATATCCATTCAGCTTTAACGAAAGCCGGACTAGACACTCGGGTGAAAGTCACCGTTCCCCTCAATGCTGATGTATATGAGAGTCCCACAAATATCCCGTCCGATGGTAACTTCCGCAAAGACATCCAAGATCTCATGCTGTCGATTGTCAAGTTCTTGAGCGACAATGGGGCTCCCTTCACTGTCAATATCTATCCCTTTATAAGCCTTTACACTACTCCTAATTTCCCCCTAGGCTTTGCATTCTTTAACAACACTAGTTCATCTTCCTTGACTGATGGTGGAAAAATCTACGACAATGTGTTCGATGCGAATCATGACACCCTTGTATGGGCCTTGCAGAAAAATGGATATGGAAACTTGTCCATTGTCATTGGGGAGATTGGATGGCCTACCGATGGAGACAAAAATGCAAACTTGAACTATGCACAGCAGTTCAACCAAGGGTTTATGAATAATGTCATTGCCGGTAAGGGAACCCCAATGCGTCCTGCTCCTGTGGATGCCTATTTGTTTAGTCTCTTCGACGAGGATGCCAAAAGCATTCAGCCTGGTAATTTTGAGCGACACTGGGGATTATTTTACTTGGATGGGCAGCCTAAGTATGCACTTAGCCTGGGGACGACGAATTCGAATGGTCTGGTACCAGCAAGGGGTGTGAGCTATTTAGCTAAAAAATGGTGTATTATGTCTCCATCAGCAAGCCTAGACGATCCGCAGGTGGCACCAAGTGTGAGTTATGCTTGTGCTAGTGCAGACTGTACTAGTCTGGGCTATGGGACTTCTTGTGGAGATTTAAGTGCACAGGGCAACATCTCCTACGCATTTAACAGTTACTACCAGCAGAACAATCAACTTGAAAGTGCTTGTAGGTTCCCAAATAATCTTTCAGTTGTTACAAGTAATGACCCATCTACCGGGACTTGCAAATTCATGATCATGATTCAAAGTCAAGCAGTCACATCTGGTGTTGAAGGTGGAAGAGGGTTTTCAATGTCTAGTTTTGTAACGTTTGCCGTCGCGTTTCTTTCAgcgtttttgtga